TTGTAATCATTGCATTCCATGTAATGTGGGCACCGTATGGAGTCCAAACATCCCACCCCTGACAGCCTACATAACAAGCATCTCACCTTCTGAGACCCCTTGGTACCAGAATGAGCAGCCTGATGAAATATGAGTTATTAAAACATGTTGGGGCCCGGATATCCATTagtgtgttttattaatatttcATGTCTGCCAGCTGAGTAAGAGAGGTGGAGCCTGCACAGGTAAAGCACAGGTAATGAGGCCTTCCTAGAAGGCTGGGATGGAATAGGAGGGAGACTACTCGCTACCGAATAGGAATAAAGATGAATGATTGGGAACAtttcattgacacaatttggGGATCCGATCAACATTGGGTTGTGTTCCACGTCTTCCTGTCCCTGGAATCAGAACGGATGCTTAAAACACAATTTGTTGAGCAAGAACTTTTCTGTTTTTATCCTTTtatatttatgttttttatatcTCTTATTTCTTGAAATTTCTATAACTAAGTACTGTACCTTATTTAGTACAAAAAAGCACATCTTTAATGGTTTTGCCTTGTGCCCTGAATGAGCCCAGTAAACTcctggcaccattaaaaactacaacttgtcccgcaaaaaacaaaccgtcatacagctacatagacggaaaaacaaagttatagctcttggaagtgacgaagaaaaaaggaagaaaaaactcTTGGTCAGTAAAACCCAAAACAGgctagtcactaaggggttaagcgtTTAGAGACTCTTTTCTGCCATGCTCGACTGGGGGTGAGGTTTCACGGGATAGGGCATGGTGTATGCAGTGTCAATATGTATCAAAACTTCTCCAGTATTCCGTCACAAAATCTGGAGGGAAAGTAAGCTCCGACTGAGTTCACACATCTGGCATTTGTTCTGGAATTtgagttgctgaatccacacaaaTTCCACAAAAAAGTAACTCATTCATTCTCAGcataaaaaaatgtgccaaagATCCAAGGCAGCATCTGTTGTTGAAATGAGATAGATTTTTACCACATATTTTATTGATTGTAATGCAAAGAGTGAAATCTGTGGCTcaatccgcaccaaaatccatATACAACGCAAGTggattttactgcagattttcaTGTGGATTTACCTGTGGAATATTTACTCAatgtgtgaactcaccctaataggtagtaaacttagactagacaatCTAAATGGGCACCATATGTTTTATCTAGTAGAAGCCACTGTAATATATCTAGCATATTTAGACTGTCTAGTCCAAATACACACTGTCTAAATctcaaaagggttttctgggagtaaaatattgatgacctattctctttttttgtttttacctatACTGAGATCAGTGGTAATCTGACCCCTGGCAccctgcccatcagctgtttgaaaggatCATAGAGCTTGGAAGAGCaaggcagcctcctcacagcaccatacattatattgtggctgtgcttggtattgcgacccaatcccattcacctgaatgggtctgagctgcacaaaggccatatgaccaatgaatgtgtcgtcactagcctaggaagaggccacagtgctcaatGGAGTGCTGCAACATCTTCAAATGGCTGgttgtgggggtgccaggagtttggACACTCACtgatttaatactgatgacctacagtaACTTGAAAATGTATTCATACCTATTGAcgttttccatattttttcacaTTAAAACCACAAATGTAAATGTATttcattgggattttatgtgataaacCATTACAGAGTAGCAAGTGTGTGTGTTAACTGAGAAGAACATGATACATGGgttacaaaatgtttaattacaaaaaatctaaaaaagtgtggtgtgtatttgtattcagcccctgtacactgatacccttaaataaaatccagtgtgaccaattgccttcagaagtcacctaattattaaagaggacctttcactagaataaaacatctaaactaactatacagacatggagagcggcgtccagggatctccctgcacttactgttatccctgggcaccgctccgttctccggttatagcctccggtatcttcatagttaggctccacccaggggaacctgtcggcgtctcattctcccatgctgtagcgctggccaatcgcagcgctcagctcatagcctgagagaaaaaaaaaactctcaggctatgagctgagcgctgcaattggccagcgctacagcatgggagaatgagacgccggcaggttcccctgggtggaacctaacatgtgaagataccggaggctataccgggagaacggagcggcgcccaggtataacagtaagtgcagggagatccctgggtgccgctctccatgtctgtatagttagtttagatgtgttattctagtgaaaggtcctctttaaataagagTCCACCTATGTGTAATTTAGTCTCAGCATaattacagctgttctgtgaaggcctcagaggtttgttagagaacattagtaatCAAACAGAATCACGAAGACCAGAAAACAAACCAGACAGGTCagagataaagttgtggagaagtgtaaaccagggttaggttataaaaaaatatacaaagctCTGAACAactcacagagcactgttcaatccatcatctgaaaatggaaggagtatggcacaagtgCAAACCTACcaacacctaaactgacagcccaggcaattaGAGCACTAATTAGACAAGCAGCCAAGAGGCTCATGGTTGCTCTGGAGGAGATCCAAAGCTCGGGTGGggcaatctgtccacaggacaactattagtcgtgtatttcacaaatctggcctttatggaagagtagcAAGAAGAAagctatttttgaaagcaagacATGCGAAGTCCTATTTGCAgtgtgccacaagccatgtaggggacacagtaaacatgtggaagaaggtgctctgatcAGATGaggccaaagttgaactttttgccaAAATGCTATGCGTGGTGGAAAACTAACAGTGCGCATCAACCTGAACTCACCATCCCCACCATGAAACATAGTGGTGGCAGCCTCATGCTGTAGGGATGCTttacttcagcagggacagggaagctggtgagaattgatgggaagatggatggagctaaatacaggccaATCcttgaggaaaacctggtagaggctgtaaaagacttgagactggggcaaaGGTTCACCTTGCAGCAGGACAACTACCCTAAACATGCAGCAGAGCTACAATGTAATGGTTTAGACCAAagtatattcatgtgttagactggcccagtcaaagtccacacCTAAATCTCATTGAGAATCCGTGgcaagacttaaagattgctgttcacagacgctctccatccaatctgactgagctattttgcaaagaagaatgggcaaaatttTCAACCGCTAGATCAGCAAAGCTGGTAGAGTTGGTAGACATactccaaaagacttgcagctgtaaatgCACCAAAAGATAAtcctacaaagtactgactcaGGAAGGCTAAATACAAATGCACGTCACACTttcaagatttttatttattaaaaatatcatACTTGCTGCTTTGTTGATCCATTACATATAATCCCAATaacatacatttaagtttgtgggtgtaacatgaaaaaatatggaaaagttcaaggggtatgaatactttttcactgcactgtatgctgatgataggtcatcaatgttactTCCAGCTCAGAGGAAGTGAgagttgcatttacatgcagcaaccaTCTTCTCTGTATAGGGACCAGCGACCGCCCGtttccatacagaatcattgtttcttggTCTCTTTACACGGCATATTCTCCTGCCCAGAAATTATGATTTAGGTGACTGTTTTAGTGATGGTTTCACCTGATAAATGAGTCTTCACATTCACTGAGTGATCAGTGACATCTTTAAATTGAGCAATTATTGGGAAGTAGTGTTCTTAGAAATATAACTGCCCAGATTAATGGTCCTTGTAACAGTATTAGTACATTTACCCCATGGTTTATAATCAGATTAGCATTATCTAAGTGACACTCTCTTTTaccattaaaaaaatctgttaccTGGAGATGTGAGAAGCTGGTGCGTCTCCATCATGATGTCCTTGTACACATCCTGATGTCCTTCTAAAtaatcccactcctccatggagaaatagacagtgacatcctgacatcttataggaacctgacacacACAATGATATAATCATCATCCAGATACAGTGATATAACTGTTTAATGTACCGGCTTTACCAGAACTCACCTCTCTAGTCAGAAGATAAACTATCTTGTTGGTTAGTGCCAGAATCCTCTGATCATTGTTTTTGTCATGTATCACTGAGTCAGATGCAGACTCCACCATGGGGCTTTGGGTCTTGTTCCATCCTTCTGACAAACAGGGGCGGCTACTGGGAATCAAACACTCACTAGATGTTTTCTTCACTACAGTGTATTCCTATGTACAGACAGACACACTTTATGCATTTTCAGAATCCACTTCTCCAATCAAGTCTCTGTGACAAGATTCCTGGAAACCCTCACCTCTCCTGTCAGCATGTATATGATCTCCAGAGTGAGGTTTAAGATAATCTTTGTGATGTGGCTTTTGTTTTTCGCCATCTTCATCGAATCAGTCATGTCACTCTGATATTCATCCATTCTGTTTCTGTCAGGTATGTGACTTAAGGAGGACACACAACGTCTTCATAGGATCTAAAGAAAACACAAAGTGAGAAACAAAAGAAATACATTATCCACATGTTGATCTGTAGACTCTTTTTCCCTAGTTGTTCAAGTCACTGTTTTCTCATAGTGTGATCTCACAGACAATAGGTTTCTTGTGCTccttgtttttattttcttcttgtaCGTAGGCAAAGGATGCATTTCATGTTCTATAACAGGGGGCAGCAACCTTTgtaactccagctgttgtgaaactaaacTTCCCAGCAAGCTCcattcatgctgggagttgtagtttcacaacagctggtgtGACGTAGGTCGCTTACGCCTGTTCTATAGGACTTCTAGAACTCTATTGTAATTACGTATCTTAGTCCAGTACACTTCGGATACAACGGTCAAAGTGGCCCCTGCAGCAGAACTCACACTCCACTCGCCTGCCTCTGGTACACAAGCGCAACATTTCTCTAAAAAGGAGACGACAGGTGAACAGGAACGTACAAACTCTGGGTAGCGTGCTGCACACACCAGTAACTTAATCCCAAACTAGTGTGAGTCCTGtaaagtctgctcctcctgtaatattataggacaggttctactccttctgtattataacagcacacggatgacaccacagcctgctcctcctgtaatattataggacaggttctactcttcctgtattataacagcacacggatgacaccacagcctgctcctcctgtaatattataggacaggttctacttttcctgtattataacagcacacggatgacaccacagcctgctcctcctgtaatattataggacaggttctactcttcctgtattataacagcacacggatgacaccacagcctgctcatcctgtaatattataggacaggttctactcttcctgtattataacagcacacagatgacaccacagcctgctcctcctgtaatattataggacaggttctactcttcatgtattataacagcacacggatgacaccacagcctgctcctcctgtaatattataggagaggttctactcttcctgtattataacagcacacggatgacaccacagccagctcctcctgtaatattataggacaggttctactcttcctgtattataacagcacacggatgacaccacagcctgctcctcctgtaatattataggacaggttctactctttctgtattataacagcacacagatgacaccacagcctgctcctcctgtaatattataggacaggttctactcttcctgtattataacagcacacggatgacaccacagcctgatcctcctgtaatattataggacaggttctactcttcctgtattataacagcacacggatgacaccacagcctgctcctcctgtaatattataggacaggttctactcttcctgtattataacagcacacggatgacaccacagcctgctcctcctgtaatattataggacaggttctactcttcctgtattataacagcacacggatgacaccacagcctgctcctcctgtaatattataggacaggttctactcttcctgtattataacagcacacggatgacaccacagcctgctcctcctgtaatattataggacaggttctactcttcctgtattataacagcacacggatgacaccacagcctgatcctcctgtaatattataggacaggttctactcttcctgtattataacagcacacggatgacaccacagccagctccttctgtaatattataggacaggttctactcttcctgtattataacagcacacggatgacaccacagcctgctcctcctgtaatattataggacaggttctactcttcctgtattataacagcacacggatgacaacacagcctgctcctcctgtaatattataggacaggttctactcttcctgtattataacagcacacggatgacaccacagcctgctcctcctgtaatattataggacaggttctactcttcctgtattataacagcacacggatgacaccacagtctgctcctcctgtaatattataggacaggttctactcttcctgtattataacagcacacggatgacaccacagccagctcctcctgtaatattataggacaggttctactctttctgtattataacagcacacggatgacaccacagcctgctccttctgtaatattataggacaggttctactcttcctgtattataacagcacacagaaGACACCACAGCCtgcccctcctgtaatattataggacaggttctactcttcctgtattataacagcacacggatgaccacagcctgatcctcctgtaatattataggacaggttctactcttcctgtattataacagcacacggatgaccacagcctgatcctcctgtaatattataggacaggttctactcttcctgtattataacagcacacggatgacaccacagcctgctcctcctgtaatattataggacaggttctactcttcctgtattataacagcacacggatgacaccacagcctgctcctcctgtaatattataggacaggttctactcttcctgtattataacagcacacggatgacaccacagcctgctcctcctttaatattataggacaggttctactcttcctgtattataacagcccacggatgacaccacagcctgctcatcctgtaatattataggacaggttttactcttcctgtattataacagcacacggatgacaccacagcctgctcctcctgtaatattataggacaggttctactcttcctgtattataacagcacatggatgacaccacagcctgctcctcctgtaatattataggacaggttctactcttcctgtattataacagcacacggatgacaccacagcctgctcctcctgtaatattataggacaggttctactctttctgtattataacagcacacagagGACACcagagcctgctcctcctgtaatattataggacaggttctactcttcctgtattataacagcacacggatgacaccacagcctgctcctcctgtaatattataggacaggttctactcttcctgtattataacagcacacggatgacaccacagccagctcctcctgtaatattataggacaggttctacgcttcctgtattataacagcacacagatgacaccacagcctgctcctcctgtaatattataggacaggttctactcttcctgtaataTAACAACACACAGGTGACAAcatagcctgctcctcctgtaatattatacagacgacactacagcctgctcctcctgtaatattataggacaggttctactcttcctgtataataacagcacacagatgacaccacagcctgctccttctgtaatattataggacaggttctactcttcctgtattataacagcacacggatgacactgcagcctgctcctcctgtaatattataggacaggttctactcttcctgtattataacagcacacggatgacactacagcctgctcctcctgtaatattataggacaagttctactcttcctgtattataatagcacacggatgacaccacagcctgctcctcctgtaatattataggacaggttctactcttcctgtattataacagcacacggatgacaccacagtctgctcctcctgtaatattataggacatgttctactcttcctgtattataacagcacacggatgacaccacagccagctcctcctgtaatattataggacaggttctactctttctgtattataacagcacacggatgacaccacagcctgctccttctgtaatattataggacaggttctactcttcctgtattataacagcacacagatgacaccacagcctgcccctcctgtaatattataggacaggttctactcttcctgtattataacagcacacggatgaccacagcctgatcctcctgtaatattataggacaggttctactcttcctgtattataacagcacacggatgaccacagcctgatcctcctgtaatattataggacaggttctactcttcctgtattataacagcacacggatgacaccacagcctgctcctcctgtaatattataggacaggttctactcttcctgtattataacagcacacggatgacaccacagcctgctcctccggtaatattataggacaggttctactcttcctgtattataacagcacacggatgacaccacagcctgctcctcctttaatattataggacaggttctactcttcctgtattataacagcccacggatgacaccacagcctgctcatcctgtaatattataggacaggttttactcttcctgtattataacagcacacggatgacaccacagcctgctcctcctgtaatattataggacaggttctactcttcctgtattataacagcacacggatgacaccacagcctgctcctcctgtaatattataggacaggttctactcttcctgtattataacagcacacggatgacaccacagcctgctcctccggtaatattataggacaggttctactcttcctgtattataacagcacacggatgacaccacagcctgctcctcctttaatattataggacaggttctactcttcctgtattataacagcccacggatgacaccacagcctgctcatcctgtaatattataggacaggttttactcttcctgtattataacagcacacggatgaccacagcctgctcctcctgtaatattataggacaggttctactcttcctgtattataacagcacacggatgacaccacagcctgctcctcctgtaatattataggacaggttctactctttctgtattataacagcacacagagGACACcagagcctgctcctcctgtaatattataggacaggttctactcttcctgtattataacagcacacggatgacaccacagcctgctcctcctgtaatattataggacaggttctactcttcctgtattataacagcacacggatgacaccacagccagctcctcctgtaatattataggacaggttctacgcttcctgtattataacagcacacagatgacaccacagcctgctcctcctgtaatattataggacaggttctactcttcctgtaataTAACAACACACAGG
This window of the Bufo bufo chromosome 6, aBufBuf1.1, whole genome shotgun sequence genome carries:
- the LOC121005277 gene encoding gastrula zinc finger protein XlCGF66.1-like, whose protein sequence is MDEYQSDMTDSMKMAKNKSHITKIILNLTLEIIYMLTGEEYTVVKKTSSECLIPSSRPCLSEGWNKTQSPMVESASDSVIHDKNNDQRILALTNKIVYLLTREVPIRCQDVTVYFSMEEWDYLEGHQDVYKDIMMETHQLLTSPGNRFF